The Methanosarcina barkeri str. Wiesmoor DNA segment CGCCGAATTCAAAACGGTTCTTAAAACGTTTTACTGCATCTTCAGGAGCTCTGCATTCCCTGTTCCAGCACTCATAAACTTTGTTTCCTATTCCCTCGGCACATTCGGCTACAAGGATAATTGAACCCCCGCTTTTTACCGCTGAGGTGGCGTTTTCAAGGGATTTTGTTGCCTGGTAAAGATTGATATCCTTTGGAAATCCACCACAGGAAACAACTACAGCATCCGCAGGCTCTACAGGTACCTTATACATGGCATCGACATACTCTGCCCCTTTCCTATGGGCTCCGATTAAATCGCCTGCGACGGCATCAACTATCTCTTTTTTGCTGTCAAGTACAACATTCAGGATAAAGTCAAGGCCTGCAATCCTTGCAGCTTCCTCTATATTCTTTCTTGCCGGACTGTCGGTTCTGCCTGAGAGCGGGTCTCCTTCAAAGAGTTTGCTATAAAAACTATGGAATGAGAGAATGGATTTTTCCGAACTTACCCCTGGAAGGATGGACTTCCCTCCTCCTCCATATCCTGCATAATAGTGAAATTCAAGGGTTCCTGTGCTTATGATAACGTCGGAGTCTATTACTTCTTCGAAAACTTCAACAGGAGTTCCGAAACTTGTCTCCCCGAGATGCCTGCATCTTTTCCTGTCGTGCTGTATACACCTTATTTTTTCAAAGATATCTTCCCCTACAAGCTGTCGGCACTCTTCTTCAGTTTGTACGCGATGGAGCCCAAGTGCAAAAACAATTGTGATATTCTCGTTTTTTGCCCCTCCAATATAAAGCTCTTCAAGTAGAGGAGGAAGAATTTTTGCAGTAGGAGTTGGCCGTGTAACATCGCTTACGATAATTGCAATTCTCGAATCAGGGTTTACAATATCAGAAAGCCTTTTGCTTTTAATGGGATTTTCAAGCGCCTTTTTAATTAGGGAAGCCCCTTCTTCCTTTATTTCTAATTCTGAAGGCAGGATGATGCTGGAGATATTTTTCTCAGGTATATCAAGCTCCAAAATCCCGCTTCCAAATGCAAGTGGAATCGTTTTTACATTCGTAGTCATGGTCGTTTCGATGTCATAGTATTAATTATATAAAATCGTATAGGTAAACAATAAAAAATTAAATTCTAAAAAGAATTCGAACCGACATCAATAGGACTTTTATATTATAATTAGTTTATGATATTGCAATTAGTTTTTTATATTATATTTTGTTTTCTGCTTCTTTTTTCCAGAAGCTCCAATTAAATTTCCGGTAACATTTGTAGTGTAACATTGCAGTGTAACATTTGCAGTGTAACATTTGCAGTGTAACATTTTGCAGTGCTTCATTTCCTGCCATTAATTTATACATGATTTTAAAACTCCGCAAGAGGCACTTTTACTTATTCTTTTATTGAGCGCGTCCCAGAGCTGATCTTATTTGCATATAAATAAGAGTTCAGAACTGGTCTCATAATCGGAAGATTGATTGATTGATTGATAATTAAAAATGATTGATTGATTGATTGATTGATTGATTGATTGATTGATAATTAAAAATTAGAGATTTAAGGACGTAATTTTGAGTTTTGGTATTGGATTGCAATATATACTTTGAATAGATACTTTTTTACTTATCAAAGTGTCGAGTCCTAAAAAGTAAATATTTCCTCCACCGAATAATAATCACCGATTATAATCATCAATTATAATTAAAGTCACTACAAACATTAAAGTCATTACAAACCTGCATACCACTGATAATCTATTTAAAAAACATTCAGATGCATAAGTACCGGAAAGAGCTTTTTTGGTGCTTCAGAGGAGGCAGGAAAAGGGAATTCGTTGTGGGGGAAGATTTACAATGGACAAAGAAAGAATTTCTTATCACGAATCCGTTCTGAATATGTATGAACGGATAAAAAAAGACGGGATGACGAATGTCTGGGACCGTTACGCAGCCCAGGGTCTGGGAGGAAATCCAGACAAAAGATGTACTTTCTGTATGGGAGGAGTGCGCTGCGACCTGTGTTCCAACGGACCATGCCGTTCGGATGCTGCGAAAGACAAAAGAGGAGTATGTGGAATCACTGCCGATGGTATGGCGATGCGGATGATGCTTCTCAGAAATGTGATGGGAGCTTCTACTTACCACTATCATACGGACCAGACCATAAGGACCTTGAGGGAAACTGCCAGAGGCAACACTCCTTATACGATAAGGGAACCTGAAAAGTTAAGGACGTTTGCAAGCCGGCTGGGGCTCAAAACCGAAGGATCGGACTCAGAAGTTGCTTTTTGCCTTTGTGAGTTTGTAGAAAAGGAGTTTAACAAACCTGCCTACGAACCAAGCCGGATTGTTGAGTTCCTCGCCCCTCCCGAAAGAAAAGAAAAGTGGAGAACACTGGACATATTTCCAGGTGGAATCTACGGGGAGATGATGCTTTCCACAAGCTCCTGCCTGACGAATGTGGATGGGTATTATGCGAGCCTGGCACTAAAAGCCATGCGTCTGGGAATTGCAATGGGATACCAGAGCCAGATTGTAAACGAATATTGCCAGGACATCCTTTTTGGAATTCCCAGTCCCCACACTATGAGAGTAGATCTTGGTGTGCTTGATCCTGAGTACGTGAATGTGCTCCCTAATGGGCACGAACCATTTATTGGCTTTGCCATGGTCCAGCTTGCCCGAAAACCGGAATGGCAGGAAAAAGCAAAAACTGCAGGGGCAAAGGGCCTGAGGGTTATTGCCAGTATTGAAACAGGGCAGGAAATGATCCAGAGATGGGAGGAAGACAATGCTTTCTACGGATTTACAGGCAACTGGATTTCCCAGGAAGCGGTATTTGCAAGTGGAAGTGTGGATCTCTTTGCAGCAGATATGAACTGTTCTCTCCCTGTTGCTCCTCTTTATGCTGAAAAATACAATTTTAAACTCATGCCTGTAAGTGAACTCGTAGCCTTCGAAGGCATAGGGGAACGCCTGAACTATAATCCCACCGAAGCCGAAAAGCAGGCAGCACAACTCCTGGATATGGCGATTGAAAATTTCAAAAAACGAAAAAGTTCGATAGAATCTGTTTCGAAGCTCCCTATGAAAGAAGCCGTGGTAGGCTTTTCAAACGAGAGCATCCTTGCAGCGTTTGGAGGTAGCTTTGACCCTCTCCTTGATTCTATAAAAAACGGAGCAATAAAAGGAATTGTGGGAATGGTATCCTGTACTACCTTGAGGGACTACGGTCAGGATGTACACAGCGTTGCTGTGGTAAAAGAGCTTATCAAAAGAAATATCCTTGTTCTGTCCCTTGGTTGCGGAAACGGGGCCATGCAGGTAGCAGGCCTTTGTACTCCTGAAGCCAGAGAATTTGCAGGAGACAGTCTAAAAGCCGTATGTAAAGCCCTTGGAGTTCCACCAGTGCTCAGCTTTGGGACCTGTACTGATACGGGCAGGCTTGCCGACCTTCTTGGAGCCATCTCCGGAGCTCTCGGAGGAGTTCCGGTTCCTGACCTGCCGGTTGCGGCTGCAGCCCCTGAGTACATGGAACAGAAAGCTACAATAGATGCTATCTTTGCTCTGGCCCTCGGGCTCTATACTTATGTGAACCCTGTCCCAACCGTCACAGGCGCCCCGAATCTGGTCAAACTGCTTACAGAAGACTGTCGGGAAGTTACAGGCGGGGTCATGAACGTGGAAAAAGATGCAGTAAAAGCCGTTGATGGGATAGAACAACACATTATGGAAAAGAGAAAAAAGCTTGGGATCTAAGCCTGGAATCTAAGCCTGGAATCTAAGCCTGGAATCTGAAAACCAGATATTAATATTAGATTTCTGATAATAAGAGGTCTAATAAGAAGAGAGCCGAAAATTTGGATTTATCTACTCTTTTTCACATTTTATTTTTAAACAGGATAGACCAGAACCTGAGAAATCAAAGCTTAAATCAAAGCTTAAATCAAAGATCTATAGATTCTCCGGGTTTCATGATAATGACTTTCGTATCGACTTTTGCCTCAACTGCTCTTTTGAACTCTTCAGGGTCCTGTTTTATTACGTCAAAGGTGCTATAGTGCATAGGGATTACGGTTCTGGGCAGGATGAGTTCTACGGCTTTTGTGGCTTCTTTTATGCCCATTGTAAATTTGTCGCCTATGGGCAGAAGGACCAGTTCAGGTTCATAGAGTTCACCTATGAGTTTCATATCCCCGAAAACCCCAGTGTCTCCGGCGTGGTAGATGGAATGTCCGTTGATTTGTATAATGAAACCTGCCGGGGAGCCACCATCGAAACTAAAACCCGAGGCATCAATTGAGGAGGAATGGAGCGCATCGGTCATGGTTAGCTTTATGCCTTCTACATTTACTGTACCGCCCTTGCCCATGCCTTCTGCAAAAACTCCTTTCGATTTTATATAGTTTGCAACCTCATGAATGGTAATTATCCGGCATCTGGTTCGTTTTCCGATTTCGATCGTATCTCCAAGGTGATCGCGGTGCCCGTGAGTCACGGTTATTATATCAGGGTTCAGTTCTTCAGGGCTGCACGGAGCCAGTGGGTTCCCTGAAATAAAAGGGTCGATCAACAATTTCTTTTCAGCTTCTAACAAAAAAGCCGAATGCCCGAGCCAGGTAATCTTTACGCCAACCATCTTTTTGCCTCGAAATCATTACTTCTATTAAAATAATAATATGTGATTACGGAATTAAGTTGTCCGTAATTTAGCTATCAGTGAGTAATTTAGCTATCAGTGAGTAATTTAGCTATCAGTGAGTAATTTAGCTATCAGTAAGTAATTTAGCTATCAGTATTTTCGCAATCAATAATTTAATTTTCGATAATTCTTGGCTTATCATGAAATATTAACAATAGAGAATGAAAGATAAAGCAAAGATAAAGGAAAAATAAAGAGTTGTACTGAGGATCATGTTAATATGCTTCTTCTGTCAAACGGAATGAAAATGAAAATCGGTCTGGTAATTCATGGTCCCGAAGTGATCGATTCGGGAGAAGCTAAAAGAGTTTTTGAAAAGCTTTCCTGTGTGGGCAAAGTCGAGGCGAGGCTTGGCGGAACAATGGGAAAAGTAGCTGTCCTGGATGCTGGACTTGAAAACATTATAGACATAAGTAAGCACCAGAAGCCAAGTGCCTGCATTGAATCGCTTTTCGAAACCTCAGATCTTGTATGCCTCCTGAACCGGGGAAAAACCATTGAAACCGGGAAGGCATTTGGAGAAATGGTTGCTGTCCGGCTTAGAGAACTTGAGATAAAACCTCTTATCCAGATCGAAAGCCCGCAAAGTACAAATGGAATTCTGATACCTCTTAATAAAAAAGCTGGAGAATATGGAGAATATCTTGAGAAGCTTTCTGAAATCCTGGGGCTTCCTATGGAAAGTCCTTTGCCCCTTCAAAGTTCGAGAGTTCAAAATTCTGTTCTTGTAAAAAAGTGTCCGGGAACAGGCAAAATCCAGGTTATACGCAAGCTTTCAGGCGTTTTTCCCGGAGAAAATATCCTGGTAAACGGAACCGTGATTGGAAAAGCCTTTTCTTCCAAAGTGAGTATAATCTCCGAAAACGGCTTTATTGTCGCAATCGAAGGGGGAGAAATAAAAGAACATGGGCTCGAAAAACTTCATAATTATAAAAAAAGAGACCCTGTTGACCTTGCAAAAGCCTGGGTAAAAAGCGGTGGCCTGAGAAGAAGCAATTTCTCTCCCCTGCAAGCCCGGAAACCAAATTTACGAGGCAAAGATTCTGGTTTTTCTTACAGGCCGGCCGCAGGAAGAGTCGTACTTATAGACCATGCTGCGGAAGATACTTTTGAGTTGGCTGCCGACGCCGAACTTGTAGTTACCATAGGAGATGACACCACAACAATAGCAGGTGACATTCTCTTCAGGCTTGGAATTCCCATTCTCGGGATTACGGACGGAGATTGTGACAGGCTTGCTTGCCGAACGGTTATTTTTCCAGGTTCTATTGTGCTCAGGCTGGCAGCGGGAAATGATGATGTTCTGGGTAAAAAACTGAAGCAGGAACTTTTAGGGGGAGAAAATTCTGCGATTTTAGAGGATATATACGCTTTTAAAGAAGATGTGCTGAAACTTGCAGAGCCCTTGATTGAAGCTGTTTTTGAATACTGATAATAAAAGTAGCGTACAGTTCGAAATCCTACTAAATGTTAATAGCTGTACTTCGCTAGACAAAACCTTTGAGCAAACTATTTATTTAATACAAGGAAAAAGGTATCCTATAGGTGATGAAGTCCGCCAAGATTTACAGTCTAAACCGCTTATGCTGATGACTTCTACATTAATTATTGAGGTTTAATGTGTATACGATTTTGTTGGTAGGTATAGGCGGCTTCATAGGTGCTACCTTAAGATACGTATTCGGTGGATGGATTCAAAACAGTTTCGTTAATTTTCCAGTAGGTACATTAACCATAAATACAATCGGAAGTTTCTTTTTAGGTTTAATAATGTACTTTTCTGAATACCAGGGCTTGTTTAGTGATCAAACCAGAATATTTCTGACAATAGGTATTTTGGGAGCTTTCACAACGTTGTCAACGTTTGGTTATGAATCATTCCGATTGCTTGATGACTCAAAATTAATGCTGATGTCGATAAATGT contains these protein-coding regions:
- the larA gene encoding nickel-dependent lactate racemase, whose product is MTTNVKTIPLAFGSGILELDIPEKNISSIILPSELEIKEEGASLIKKALENPIKSKRLSDIVNPDSRIAIIVSDVTRPTPTAKILPPLLEELYIGGAKNENITIVFALGLHRVQTEEECRQLVGEDIFEKIRCIQHDRKRCRHLGETSFGTPVEVFEEVIDSDVIISTGTLEFHYYAGYGGGGKSILPGVSSEKSILSFHSFYSKLFEGDPLSGRTDSPARKNIEEAARIAGLDFILNVVLDSKKEIVDAVAGDLIGAHRKGAEYVDAMYKVPVEPADAVVVSCGGFPKDINLYQATKSLENATSAVKSGGSIILVAECAEGIGNKVYECWNRECRAPEDAVKRFKNRFEFGGHKAAIVGRTAKKFKLYLVSKLPEMESRNAFFIPTKSIDEALEKVLSENPDAKIHVMPNGGWTLTVKQ
- the cooS gene encoding anaerobic carbon-monoxide dehydrogenase catalytic subunit encodes the protein MDKERISYHESVLNMYERIKKDGMTNVWDRYAAQGLGGNPDKRCTFCMGGVRCDLCSNGPCRSDAAKDKRGVCGITADGMAMRMMLLRNVMGASTYHYHTDQTIRTLRETARGNTPYTIREPEKLRTFASRLGLKTEGSDSEVAFCLCEFVEKEFNKPAYEPSRIVEFLAPPERKEKWRTLDIFPGGIYGEMMLSTSSCLTNVDGYYASLALKAMRLGIAMGYQSQIVNEYCQDILFGIPSPHTMRVDLGVLDPEYVNVLPNGHEPFIGFAMVQLARKPEWQEKAKTAGAKGLRVIASIETGQEMIQRWEEDNAFYGFTGNWISQEAVFASGSVDLFAADMNCSLPVAPLYAEKYNFKLMPVSELVAFEGIGERLNYNPTEAEKQAAQLLDMAIENFKKRKSSIESVSKLPMKEAVVGFSNESILAAFGGSFDPLLDSIKNGAIKGIVGMVSCTTLRDYGQDVHSVAVVKELIKRNILVLSLGCGNGAMQVAGLCTPEAREFAGDSLKAVCKALGVPPVLSFGTCTDTGRLADLLGAISGALGGVPVPDLPVAAAAPEYMEQKATIDAIFALALGLYTYVNPVPTVTGAPNLVKLLTEDCREVTGGVMNVEKDAVKAVDGIEQHIMEKRKKLGI
- a CDS encoding metal-dependent hydrolase: MVGVKITWLGHSAFLLEAEKKLLIDPFISGNPLAPCSPEELNPDIITVTHGHRDHLGDTIEIGKRTRCRIITIHEVANYIKSKGVFAEGMGKGGTVNVEGIKLTMTDALHSSSIDASGFSFDGGSPAGFIIQINGHSIYHAGDTGVFGDMKLIGELYEPELVLLPIGDKFTMGIKEATKAVELILPRTVIPMHYSTFDVIKQDPEEFKRAVEAKVDTKVIIMKPGESIDL
- a CDS encoding DUF2117 family protein; the encoded protein is MLLLSNGMKMKIGLVIHGPEVIDSGEAKRVFEKLSCVGKVEARLGGTMGKVAVLDAGLENIIDISKHQKPSACIESLFETSDLVCLLNRGKTIETGKAFGEMVAVRLRELEIKPLIQIESPQSTNGILIPLNKKAGEYGEYLEKLSEILGLPMESPLPLQSSRVQNSVLVKKCPGTGKIQVIRKLSGVFPGENILVNGTVIGKAFSSKVSIISENGFIVAIEGGEIKEHGLEKLHNYKKRDPVDLAKAWVKSGGLRRSNFSPLQARKPNLRGKDSGFSYRPAAGRVVLIDHAAEDTFELAADAELVVTIGDDTTTIAGDILFRLGIPILGITDGDCDRLACRTVIFPGSIVLRLAAGNDDVLGKKLKQELLGGENSAILEDIYAFKEDVLKLAEPLIEAVFEY
- the crcB gene encoding fluoride efflux transporter CrcB gives rise to the protein MYTILLVGIGGFIGATLRYVFGGWIQNSFVNFPVGTLTINTIGSFFLGLIMYFSEYQGLFSDQTRIFLTIGILGAFTTLSTFGYESFRLLDDSKLMLMSINVVSTVLFSMMAVYLGKTVALGVSSYLLGGMK